The proteins below come from a single Holdemania massiliensis genomic window:
- a CDS encoding D-glycero-alpha-D-manno-heptose-1,7-bisphosphate 7-phosphatase: MKTAFLDRDGTINRDYPDSQWSGKTVPEMIPGAVEGLRFLQKQGYALILITNQYVIGEGYITLEEYQNFTDSLIHRLAENGIQLLDIFYCPHRRDAGCGCCKPKPGMIEQALEKYPEMDLTQAILIGDSAGDRILAQSLGIPFYEIAEEGRHPQRNWRTVCEAVRE; this comes from the coding sequence ATGAAAACAGCGTTTTTGGATCGGGATGGGACGATCAATCGGGATTATCCGGATTCACAGTGGTCAGGAAAGACAGTACCAGAGATGATCCCTGGGGCAGTTGAAGGTCTGCGGTTTCTGCAGAAGCAAGGCTATGCCTTGATCCTGATCACCAATCAATATGTCATCGGGGAAGGGTATATCACCCTTGAAGAATATCAGAATTTCACCGATTCTTTGATTCATCGTTTAGCTGAGAATGGTATTCAGCTGTTGGATATCTTCTATTGTCCGCATCGCCGGGATGCTGGATGTGGCTGCTGTAAGCCAAAACCTGGCATGATTGAGCAAGCCTTGGAAAAATATCCGGAAATGGATTTAACGCAGGCGATATTGATCGGCGATTCAGCCGGGGATCGCATACTGGCTCAATCTTTGGGCATTCCGTTTTATGAAATTGCGGAGGAAGGACGACATCCGCAGAGGAACTGGAGAACTGTTTGTGAAGCCGTCAGAGAATAA
- a CDS encoding glycine betaine ABC transporter substrate-binding protein produces MKKGLTLLLTLCLLLIPGCSSKKENVIKIVDGRVTEQKLVHRMIKMLVEDRTDLTVSIGEEMTAVNAYNELKKDVYDVYMSYDGTVLTTLLHRDPSEVPAGMTLFDYTNQLFEEQDGLVMINKLGLDNTYAVAVPKEIQAQYNLKTVTDLAAVAPELVFSAEHEFFGDEGTMKFEPFTAFYGLNFKSTRPVDLSLKYSTMESGNADVTVAYATDGRNKKVQLQILEDDQHFFPEYNGVIVVQDDLFERVKDIAPDLEATLHLLDNIFTNESMTDLSYQVDIEEKKLDDVARQFLVDQGLLK; encoded by the coding sequence ATGAAAAAAGGATTAACACTGCTTCTGACACTCTGCCTGCTGCTGATTCCAGGCTGCAGCTCTAAAAAAGAAAATGTGATCAAGATTGTAGATGGCCGGGTGACAGAACAAAAGCTGGTTCATCGTATGATTAAGATGCTGGTTGAAGACCGTACGGATTTAACCGTGAGCATCGGAGAAGAAATGACGGCAGTCAATGCTTACAATGAATTGAAGAAGGATGTTTATGATGTGTATATGAGCTATGATGGTACTGTTCTGACGACACTGCTGCACCGTGATCCATCCGAAGTACCGGCCGGAATGACATTATTTGATTATACTAATCAGCTGTTTGAAGAACAGGATGGCTTGGTGATGATCAATAAGCTGGGCTTGGATAATACGTATGCAGTCGCTGTACCGAAAGAAATCCAGGCGCAATACAACTTAAAAACGGTAACGGATCTGGCGGCTGTTGCGCCGGAGCTGGTATTCAGTGCTGAACATGAATTCTTCGGCGATGAAGGGACCATGAAATTTGAACCATTTACCGCTTTCTACGGATTAAACTTTAAGAGCACGCGTCCTGTGGATCTGAGCTTAAAATACTCGACCATGGAAAGCGGCAATGCTGATGTCACAGTTGCTTATGCTACAGACGGCCGAAATAAAAAGGTTCAGCTGCAGATTTTGGAAGATGATCAGCATTTCTTCCCGGAATACAATGGTGTTATTGTGGTCCAGGATGATTTGTTTGAGCGTGTAAAGGACATCGCACCGGATCTGGAAGCGACTTTGCATCTGCTGGACAATATCTTTACCAACGAATCGATGACGGATCTGAGTTATCAGGTAGATATTGAAGAAAAGAAACTGGATGATGTTGCTCGTCAGTTCCTGGTTGATCAAGGCTTGCTGAAATAA
- a CDS encoding zinc-dependent alcohol dehydrogenase encodes MQRKSIILTGKAQAECQCEEFQFDAAELKANEAIIETSMSLISAGTELSRVYAIKQGFSYPVYPGYSAIGTILAKGQGLTHLNVGDRVFYSGPHASINRFSHVGTTQGDKIMKIDDRLSDKQACLIPLGLIAMNVITACDGKLTDTAAVYGLGTIGILTALLLKQSGLRVLALDPVASRCEEARALGLEKVFSCSSQEQVEKVKQLTQGRGSDISVDASGISPAIVNAILGTAKHGQVILLGSPRASYSCDITPVLNAIHMKMLNVKGAFNELNPFPVTDGLRRNVLRDFETVERLILNDVFDAEKLISHVIKPDQIMEAYHGLMYEKEDWHCVVIDWKEMG; translated from the coding sequence ATGCAGAGAAAATCAATCATCCTTACCGGTAAGGCTCAGGCAGAGTGTCAGTGTGAGGAATTCCAGTTTGATGCCGCGGAATTGAAAGCCAACGAAGCAATCATCGAAACATCCATGTCCTTAATCAGCGCCGGAACAGAATTATCACGGGTTTATGCAATCAAGCAAGGCTTCAGTTATCCAGTCTATCCTGGATATTCTGCGATTGGCACCATTTTAGCAAAGGGACAGGGTTTAACCCATCTGAATGTCGGGGACCGCGTCTTCTATTCCGGTCCGCATGCGTCGATCAATCGCTTCTCCCATGTGGGAACTACGCAGGGAGATAAAATCATGAAGATCGATGATCGGTTAAGCGATAAGCAGGCCTGTTTAATTCCTTTAGGATTGATTGCTATGAATGTCATCACCGCTTGCGATGGCAAGCTGACGGACACGGCCGCGGTTTATGGCTTGGGAACGATTGGCATCTTAACCGCATTGCTGCTGAAGCAGTCCGGCCTCCGTGTTTTGGCTTTGGATCCGGTTGCTTCAAGGTGTGAGGAAGCGCGGGCTTTAGGACTGGAAAAAGTATTCAGCTGTTCATCACAGGAACAGGTGGAAAAAGTAAAACAATTAACCCAAGGCCGCGGTAGTGATATCAGTGTGGATGCCAGCGGAATTTCACCTGCCATTGTCAACGCGATCTTAGGTACAGCGAAACATGGCCAAGTCATTTTGTTAGGATCTCCGCGGGCTTCCTATTCATGCGATATAACGCCGGTGCTCAATGCGATTCACATGAAAATGTTGAATGTCAAAGGGGCGTTCAATGAGCTTAATCCATTCCCGGTTACGGATGGTCTGCGGCGGAATGTGCTGCGGGACTTCGAAACTGTCGAAAGATTAATATTAAATGATGTTTTTGATGCTGAAAAATTGATCAGTCATGTGATAAAACCGGATCAGATCATGGAGGCCTATCATGGCCTGATGTATGAAAAAGAAGATTGGCATTGTGTTGTGATTGATTGGAAAGAAATGGGTTGA